The Streptomyces camelliae genome window below encodes:
- a CDS encoding CBS domain-containing protein has translation MNEQPVVRSLMDAAPYAISEDESVLMAWEIMERSGQRELPVVRGDGCCAGLLDRAELAVVCAAAATTLSRRRVRDLVHARRTVTVHPEDPVPRAASVMAQEHLDALPVTDAHGRLIGLLTARDYVAAAAGLPSGAEPVGQAAPARVTLPALPPRRAVREHGIVIP, from the coding sequence GTGAACGAACAACCCGTGGTGCGGAGTCTGATGGACGCCGCCCCGTACGCGATCAGCGAGGACGAGAGCGTGCTGATGGCCTGGGAGATCATGGAGAGGTCCGGGCAGCGCGAGCTCCCGGTGGTCCGCGGGGACGGCTGTTGCGCCGGACTCCTGGACCGAGCCGAACTCGCCGTGGTCTGCGCTGCCGCCGCCACGACGCTGTCCCGCCGCAGGGTGCGCGACCTCGTGCACGCCCGCCGGACCGTCACGGTCCACCCCGAGGACCCCGTGCCGCGCGCGGCGTCCGTGATGGCGCAGGAGCATCTCGACGCCCTGCCGGTCACGGATGCGCACGGGCGACTGATCGGACTGCTGACGGCCCGGGACTACGTCGCCGCCGCGGCCGGCCTGCCCAGCGGCGCCGAGCCCGTCGGCCAGGCGGCTCCCGCACGGGTGACCTTGCCCGCACTGCCACCGCGTCGCGCCGTACGGGAACACGGCATCGTCATCCCGTAG
- a CDS encoding Rv1733c family protein, with amino-acid sequence MAGPAPAKLTPVRLWHWRRNPLRRHSDVVEGWIVLAVWMFAILAALSAGAMAAQAVGRSIEVHAVSAVLTDAAARTPADTGGYDGGRVWAAVRWTDADGSVHTGQAKVFPGAPAGTHVTVWATRGDRVVSAPVTGAAATLEAATAGALVAPAAGAAVWGVGRVVRGRLIRRRMAEWDAEWRRVGPRWGNLSGGRG; translated from the coding sequence ATGGCGGGGCCGGCTCCGGCGAAGCTCACCCCGGTGCGGCTGTGGCACTGGCGGCGCAATCCGCTGCGCCGGCACAGCGATGTCGTCGAGGGCTGGATCGTGCTCGCCGTCTGGATGTTCGCGATCCTCGCCGCACTGTCGGCCGGTGCGATGGCCGCACAGGCCGTGGGCCGGTCGATCGAGGTGCACGCGGTGTCCGCCGTCCTCACCGACGCGGCGGCGCGCACCCCGGCCGACACCGGTGGATACGACGGCGGGCGGGTGTGGGCCGCCGTCCGCTGGACGGACGCGGACGGCTCGGTGCACACGGGTCAGGCGAAGGTCTTCCCGGGCGCACCGGCGGGCACCCATGTCACGGTGTGGGCGACCCGAGGCGACCGGGTGGTGTCCGCTCCGGTCACCGGTGCCGCGGCGACGCTGGAGGCGGCCACGGCCGGCGCCCTGGTCGCCCCCGCGGCCGGGGCCGCGGTCTGGGGCGTGGGACGGGTGGTCCGCGGCCGGCTCATCCGGCGGCGCATGGCCGAGTGGGACGCGGAGTGGCGGCGGGTCGGACCGCGGTGGGGGAACCTGAGCGGAGGCAGAGGCTGA
- a CDS encoding respiratory chain complex I subunit 1 family protein has product MTHGLGYVAVAGQVTVVAAGAPLLTGWMRQVRARLEGRAGAGVLQPWRDARKLLRKEPVTPVGTGPAFRAAPALLAATAAVAAALLPLLSTDTPVSGHADLIVVVALISLGTIGLALAGLDSGTAFGGMGASREMTVASLVEPTLLLSVFALSIPAGTTNVPAIVAGAIHQPARLASPAGLLAVAALAVAVLAETGRIPVDNPSTHLELTMIHEAMVLEYAGPDLALVEFGAQMRLTLLLGLLSSLFVPWGIATGPSWTALVVALVLFVVKLTVLGALLAAAEVFWAKIRLFRVPELLAGSFLLALLAVTASYFLNGAP; this is encoded by the coding sequence GTGACGCACGGACTCGGGTACGTGGCCGTCGCCGGTCAGGTCACGGTCGTGGCGGCCGGGGCGCCGCTGCTGACCGGGTGGATGCGGCAGGTCCGGGCCCGCCTGGAGGGGCGGGCCGGGGCCGGGGTGCTGCAGCCCTGGCGGGACGCGCGCAAACTGCTGCGCAAGGAACCCGTCACGCCGGTGGGGACCGGCCCCGCGTTCCGTGCCGCCCCCGCCCTGCTGGCCGCCACCGCCGCCGTGGCCGCCGCGCTGCTGCCGCTGCTGTCCACGGACACCCCGGTGAGCGGGCACGCGGACCTGATCGTCGTGGTGGCGCTGATCTCGCTCGGCACGATCGGCCTCGCCCTGGCCGGGCTGGACTCGGGCACCGCGTTCGGCGGGATGGGCGCCTCGCGTGAGATGACGGTCGCCTCCCTGGTGGAGCCGACCCTGCTGCTGTCGGTGTTCGCGCTGTCGATACCGGCCGGGACGACCAACGTCCCCGCGATCGTCGCCGGCGCCATCCACCAGCCGGCCCGGCTCGCCTCCCCGGCCGGGCTGCTGGCGGTGGCCGCACTCGCGGTGGCGGTGCTCGCGGAGACCGGCCGGATCCCGGTGGACAACCCCTCCACCCACCTCGAACTGACCATGATCCATGAGGCGATGGTGCTGGAGTACGCCGGACCCGACCTCGCGCTGGTCGAGTTCGGCGCCCAGATGCGGCTGACCCTGCTGCTCGGCCTGCTGTCCTCGCTGTTCGTGCCGTGGGGCATCGCCACCGGCCCTTCCTGGACGGCTCTGGTGGTGGCGCTGGTGCTGTTCGTGGTGAAGCTGACCGTCCTGGGGGCGCTCCTCGCGGCGGCCGAGGTGTTCTGGGCCAAGATCCGCCTGTTCCGGGTGCCGGAACTGCTCGCGGGGTCCTTCCTGCTGGCGCTGCTGGCGGTGACCGCGTCGTACTTCCTGAACGGAGCGCCATGA
- a CDS encoding pyridoxamine 5'-phosphate oxidase family protein, giving the protein MTGPSPSSPPVARLVELSREEALGLLAGVPMGRVGFTHQALPVIRPVNHLVTDTGDVVIRTHAGAALLTSATASEVVVYEADHIDGDTHTGWSVMVTGIASRVTDPTTLSRYHAELTPWVSRDTEYVVRIDAELVTGYRLERSRPGITDRCPRTTG; this is encoded by the coding sequence ATGACCGGCCCGTCGCCTTCCTCCCCGCCTGTCGCCCGCCTGGTCGAGCTGAGCCGGGAGGAGGCCCTCGGGCTGCTGGCCGGCGTGCCCATGGGACGGGTGGGCTTCACCCACCAGGCACTGCCGGTGATCCGGCCGGTCAACCACCTCGTCACGGACACCGGCGACGTCGTCATCCGCACGCACGCCGGAGCCGCCTTGCTGACCAGCGCCACGGCGTCGGAGGTGGTGGTGTACGAGGCGGACCACATCGACGGGGACACGCACACCGGCTGGAGCGTCATGGTCACGGGTATCGCGAGCCGCGTGACCGACCCGACGACGCTGTCCCGCTACCACGCCGAACTCACGCCCTGGGTCAGCAGGGACACGGAGTACGTGGTCCGCATCGACGCCGAACTGGTCACCGGATACCGTCTTGAGCGGTCCCGTCCAGGCATCACAGATCGTTGCCCGCGTACGACAGGTTGA
- a CDS encoding CBS domain-containing protein → MNGTPTVVNDVMAHRVVALRTGALFKDIVKAMRQWRVSALPVLDDTGVVVGVVSEADLLPKEEYSDADIGRYGQLGHLADVHKADAVTAGELMTAPAVTVRPEATLAHAARIMARTGVKRLPVVGRDGTLKGIVSRSDLLKVFLRDDADIAAEVRHEIVLRLFGPHSDTVQVAVHDGVVALSGQVRETVLIPLAARLARAVPGVVDVECALTGPPRRAGFAPGLHGAGRTRTG, encoded by the coding sequence ATGAACGGCACTCCGACCGTCGTGAACGACGTGATGGCCCACCGGGTCGTCGCCCTGCGCACCGGCGCGCTCTTCAAGGACATCGTGAAGGCCATGCGGCAGTGGCGGGTCAGCGCCCTGCCGGTGCTGGACGACACCGGGGTGGTCGTGGGCGTGGTCTCCGAGGCCGACCTGCTGCCCAAGGAGGAGTACAGCGACGCGGACATCGGGCGGTACGGGCAGCTGGGGCACCTCGCCGACGTACACAAGGCGGACGCGGTGACCGCGGGCGAGCTCATGACCGCCCCGGCCGTCACCGTGCGTCCCGAAGCCACTCTCGCGCATGCCGCCCGCATCATGGCCCGTACCGGGGTCAAGCGGCTTCCGGTCGTCGGCCGCGACGGCACCCTGAAGGGTATCGTCAGCCGCTCCGACCTGCTGAAGGTCTTCCTGCGGGACGACGCCGACATCGCCGCGGAGGTGCGGCACGAGATCGTCCTTCGGCTCTTCGGCCCGCACTCCGACACGGTCCAAGTAGCGGTGCACGACGGCGTCGTCGCACTCTCCGGGCAGGTCCGCGAGACCGTCCTGATCCCCCTGGCCGCCCGGCTCGCCCGGGCCGTGCCGGGCGTGGTCGACGTGGAGTGCGCACTGACCGGCCCACCCCGCCGCGCGGGCTTCGCCCCCGGCCTCCACGGTGCCGGCCGGACCCGTACGGGCTGA
- a CDS encoding proton-conducting transporter membrane subunit, which yields MLHPSEGSALVITPVAAPLVVAAAYALMPRRCAAAWPALVPPGTILLCGSLLAADVVGAGPVSACAGLLRADALTAWMLLVIGAVALIACGSAPTYLAGERAAGRASERTLRHYHVLVQAFLAAMCLAVVTANLGVLWVAVEATTIVTAFLVGHRRTRTSVEAAWKYVVICSAGIALAFLGTVLIYYAARQAGIAEAQALSWPTLVARAGGLDPAVTRLGITLVVLGFGAKAGLIPLHAWLPDAHSQAPAPVSALMSGVLLSVAFAAILRYRVIADAALGAGFTRVLLAGMALLTLALAAGLLLAQRDHKRMLAYSSMEHMSLIALAAAIGSPLALSAALLHIAGHGLAKSAAFCGAGRILQLTGTARIGRVRGLLARAPALGGAFGFAVVALTAFPPFSLFASELGIARAGFAAGTGLAWATSGALLLVVAACAALAARTARMLLGPAPSRPSGLAEPGIWPLVLGLVACAALGITTGPLTGLLHAAAKTLGGH from the coding sequence ATGCTGCATCCATCAGAAGGGTCCGCGCTGGTGATCACCCCTGTCGCCGCGCCGCTGGTCGTCGCCGCGGCGTACGCGCTCATGCCCCGCCGGTGTGCGGCCGCCTGGCCGGCGCTCGTCCCGCCCGGCACGATCCTGCTGTGCGGCAGCCTGCTGGCGGCGGACGTCGTCGGCGCCGGACCCGTCTCCGCCTGCGCGGGGCTGCTGCGCGCCGACGCCCTCACCGCGTGGATGCTGCTCGTCATCGGCGCCGTCGCGCTCATCGCCTGCGGCTCGGCGCCCACGTATCTGGCGGGCGAACGCGCCGCCGGACGGGCGAGCGAGCGTACGCTGCGGCACTACCACGTCCTCGTACAAGCCTTCCTGGCCGCGATGTGCCTGGCCGTCGTCACCGCCAACCTCGGTGTGCTGTGGGTCGCCGTCGAGGCCACCACCATCGTCACCGCCTTCCTCGTCGGCCACCGCCGCACCCGCACCTCGGTGGAGGCCGCCTGGAAGTACGTCGTGATCTGCTCCGCGGGCATCGCGCTGGCCTTCCTCGGCACCGTGCTGATCTACTACGCGGCCCGGCAGGCCGGCATCGCCGAGGCCCAGGCCCTGAGCTGGCCCACCCTCGTCGCCCGCGCCGGCGGGCTCGACCCGGCGGTCACCCGGCTCGGCATCACCCTGGTCGTGCTCGGCTTCGGCGCCAAGGCCGGGCTGATCCCGCTGCACGCCTGGCTGCCCGACGCCCACAGCCAGGCGCCCGCGCCCGTCTCCGCGCTCATGTCGGGGGTGCTGCTGTCCGTCGCCTTCGCCGCGATCCTGCGCTACCGGGTCATCGCCGACGCCGCCCTCGGCGCCGGTTTCACCCGCGTACTGCTCGCCGGAATGGCCCTGCTCACCCTCGCGCTCGCTGCCGGGCTGCTGCTCGCCCAGCGCGACCACAAGCGGATGCTGGCCTACTCCAGCATGGAGCACATGAGCCTGATCGCCCTGGCGGCGGCGATCGGCAGCCCGCTCGCCCTGTCTGCCGCCCTGCTGCACATCGCCGGCCACGGGCTCGCCAAGTCGGCCGCGTTCTGCGGTGCCGGCCGCATCCTGCAACTGACCGGCACCGCCAGGATCGGCCGGGTGCGGGGGCTGCTCGCCCGGGCGCCGGCCCTGGGCGGAGCGTTCGGCTTCGCGGTGGTGGCACTGACGGCTTTCCCGCCGTTCAGCCTCTTCGCCTCCGAACTCGGCATCGCCCGCGCCGGTTTCGCCGCCGGGACCGGCCTGGCCTGGGCGACCTCCGGGGCCCTGCTGCTGGTGGTGGCCGCCTGCGCCGCCCTTGCCGCCCGGACCGCGCGGATGCTCCTCGGCCCCGCTCCGTCCCGGCCCTCGGGCCTGGCGGAGCCGGGGATCTGGCCGCTGGTCCTCGGTCTGGTCGCCTGCGCCGCCCTGGGCATCACCACCGGCCCCCTCACCGGCCTGCTGCACGCCGCCGCCAAGACGCTCGGAGGCCACTGA
- a CDS encoding CBS domain-containing protein: protein MESSPHHVCDVMTHAVVAVGRKAQFKDMVERMEQWQVSALPVLEGDGRVIGLVSEADLLPKEEFRGSDPDRFTQRRRLADLAKAGAVTAEELMSTPAVTVHADATIAEASRIMALRHVKRLPVVNTEGLLEGVVSRADLLKVFLRPDNDLADEIRRDIVDVLFPAPVEPVHITVADGVATLTGRVQDATRIPLATRLVRGVEGVVGVDCRLTATEKD from the coding sequence ATGGAGAGCAGCCCGCACCACGTGTGTGACGTGATGACGCATGCCGTCGTCGCCGTCGGCCGCAAGGCTCAGTTCAAGGACATGGTCGAGCGCATGGAACAGTGGCAGGTCAGCGCCCTTCCCGTGCTGGAGGGCGACGGCCGGGTGATCGGGCTCGTGTCCGAGGCCGATCTGCTGCCCAAGGAGGAGTTCCGGGGCAGCGATCCGGACCGGTTCACCCAGCGGCGCCGGCTGGCCGACCTGGCCAAGGCGGGCGCGGTCACCGCAGAGGAGCTGATGAGCACGCCGGCCGTCACCGTGCACGCCGACGCCACGATCGCCGAGGCGTCGCGCATCATGGCGCTGCGGCACGTCAAACGGCTGCCCGTGGTGAACACCGAAGGCCTGCTGGAGGGCGTGGTCAGCAGGGCGGACCTGCTGAAGGTGTTCCTGCGCCCGGACAACGACCTCGCCGACGAGATCCGGCGTGACATCGTCGACGTGCTGTTCCCGGCGCCGGTCGAGCCCGTGCACATCACGGTCGCCGACGGCGTGGCCACCCTGACCGGGCGGGTCCAGGACGCCACCCGGATACCACTCGCCACCCGGCTGGTGCGTGGCGTCGAGGGTGTGGTGGGCGTGGACTGCCGGCTCACCGCGACCGAGAAGGACTGA
- a CDS encoding cyclic nucleotide-binding domain-containing protein: protein MTSATTMTSALEPAHRERLMRLAREVSFEAGIRLFEEGRRADRFWIVRTGTVALDLHVPGRRPAVIETLGHGELVGWSWHFPPHLWHLGAQATSPVRAWEFDADAVLRLCAEDAEFGRAVAVWVGQVVAQRLHASRVRLLDLYAPYGSGSLM from the coding sequence ATGACTTCCGCCACCACCATGACCTCGGCCCTTGAACCGGCGCACCGCGAACGGCTGATGCGTCTCGCCCGCGAGGTCTCCTTCGAGGCCGGGATCCGCCTGTTCGAGGAGGGGCGGCGCGCCGACCGCTTCTGGATCGTGCGCACCGGAACCGTCGCCCTCGACCTGCACGTGCCGGGCCGCCGGCCCGCCGTGATCGAGACACTCGGTCACGGCGAACTCGTCGGCTGGTCCTGGCACTTCCCGCCGCACCTCTGGCACCTGGGTGCCCAGGCGACGAGCCCGGTACGGGCCTGGGAGTTCGATGCCGACGCGGTCCTGCGGCTGTGCGCCGAGGACGCCGAGTTCGGCCGGGCGGTCGCGGTCTGGGTCGGACAAGTGGTCGCCCAGCGGCTGCACGCCTCCCGGGTCCGGCTGCTCGATCTGTACGCCCCCTACGGCAGCGGCAGCCTGATGTGA
- a CDS encoding NADH-quinone oxidoreductase subunit C, with protein MRTTEELTATELPYRFEQLLTGGHRLALIAAHHDDHGIRVVYLFAAGPPDTRTELQVRLDPDRPVLPTLAHLSFPAGRFEREMRDLFGIVPLGHPLPHRLVRHFHWPRGWYPMNPAAGPPPRFAEQEGPYPFLEVEGDGVYEIPVGPVHAGLIEPGHFRFSVVGETILKLKARLWFVHKGIEKLFQGRTVAAGLPLAERISGDTAVGHALAYCLAVEEATGTDVPAEARRARALLLELERIHNHVADLGMLCNDAGHGVLNAHAQRVREQLLRLNLETTGHRLLRGGVVPGGAVLRCVPDVRRLKAIGADIREIAGLALGHSTVRDRFTGTAVLRTDAAREIGCLGYVARASGLTGDARVAHPFTGHGTRLGIPVHTGGDVLARFLVRAEEIDASLALIEHLADGLTAPRTGQGPTATSGSAGRSGVGLVEGWRGTIATRVELAADGTLARVKPVDPSFFNWPALPVALADTIVPDFPLTNKSFNLSYAGNDL; from the coding sequence ATGCGCACCACAGAAGAGCTCACCGCGACCGAACTTCCGTATCGTTTCGAGCAGTTGCTGACCGGTGGACACCGGCTCGCCCTGATCGCCGCCCACCACGACGACCACGGCATCCGCGTGGTGTACCTGTTCGCGGCGGGCCCGCCCGACACCCGCACCGAACTGCAGGTACGGCTCGACCCCGACCGGCCCGTGCTGCCGACGCTGGCCCATCTCTCCTTCCCCGCGGGCAGGTTCGAACGCGAGATGCGGGATCTGTTCGGCATCGTCCCGCTCGGCCACCCCCTGCCCCACCGCCTGGTGCGGCACTTCCACTGGCCCCGCGGCTGGTACCCGATGAACCCCGCCGCCGGCCCCCCGCCGCGCTTCGCCGAACAGGAAGGCCCCTACCCCTTCCTGGAGGTCGAAGGCGACGGCGTGTACGAGATCCCGGTCGGCCCGGTGCACGCGGGTCTCATCGAGCCCGGCCACTTCCGGTTCTCCGTCGTCGGCGAGACCATCCTCAAACTCAAGGCCCGCCTCTGGTTCGTCCACAAGGGCATCGAGAAGCTCTTCCAGGGCCGGACCGTCGCTGCCGGTCTGCCGCTGGCCGAACGCATCAGCGGCGACACGGCCGTCGGCCACGCCCTGGCCTACTGTCTGGCCGTCGAGGAGGCCACCGGCACCGACGTACCCGCCGAGGCCCGCCGGGCCCGCGCCCTGCTGCTGGAGCTGGAGCGGATCCACAACCACGTCGCCGACCTCGGCATGCTCTGCAACGACGCAGGCCACGGCGTCCTCAACGCCCACGCCCAGCGCGTCCGTGAACAGCTCCTGCGCCTCAACCTGGAGACCACCGGCCACCGGCTGCTGCGCGGCGGCGTCGTACCGGGCGGTGCCGTCCTGCGGTGCGTGCCCGACGTACGGCGGCTGAAGGCGATCGGCGCGGACATCCGTGAGATCGCCGGTCTCGCGCTCGGCCACTCCACGGTGCGCGACCGCTTCACCGGCACCGCCGTCCTGAGGACCGACGCCGCACGGGAGATCGGCTGCCTCGGCTACGTCGCCCGCGCCAGCGGTCTCACCGGCGATGCCCGCGTCGCGCATCCGTTCACCGGCCACGGCACCCGGCTCGGCATTCCCGTGCACACCGGCGGCGACGTCCTGGCCCGCTTCCTGGTCCGCGCCGAGGAGATCGACGCCTCCCTCGCCCTGATCGAGCACCTCGCCGACGGCCTCACCGCCCCGCGAACCGGCCAGGGGCCGACGGCCACGTCCGGGTCGGCGGGCAGGAGCGGTGTCGGTCTGGTGGAAGGCTGGCGCGGCACCATCGCCACCCGTGTGGAACTCGCCGCCGACGGCACCCTGGCCCGGGTCAAGCCGGTCGACCCGTCGTTCTTCAACTGGCCTGCTCTGCCGGTCGCGTTGGCGGACACGATCGTTCCGGACTTCCCCCTGACCAACAAGAGCTTCAACCTGTCGTACGCGGGCAACGATCTGTGA
- a CDS encoding sensor histidine kinase: MGTPDELRELLPQLKLDELLGELQARIDAVRGTRDRVHSLLGAVLAVGRELDLEHALRSIVEAAATLVDAEYAALGVIGPDGTTLSGFHTVGVTEGQIAEIGALPEGHGILGELIRHPEPLRLEKLSQHSASYGFPAHHPPMNSFLGVPIRVRDQVFGNLYLTEKRGGLAFDEEDEAVLSTLAVAAGVAIDNARLYEDSRLRERWLRANAEITHSLMSGSDRAEALDLIAEHARENSGSALAAVAMPVEGSEALGVEIAVGMDGEAHRGLVLPLDRTLMGLAFSTAAPVISDDVFHDERISAEPPRFEGLGPAVAIPIGTGEGDVRGVVLLARETGGPVYSAKETETLRGFAAQAAIAMELAERRHDAQRIAVLQDRDRIARDLHDLAIQRLFATGMTLQSAGRFIDHPEASERVLRAVDDLDETIKIIRSAIFGLRTRESGAGGGLRARVVQVAGEAARVLGFAPSVRMEGLLDTDVPREIADHVVAVLSEALTNIARHAHAHRADVAVTTDGREIRLKVSDNGVGIPPDGRRSGLRNMAERAEQLGGRLEIACAESGGAALEWHVPLPGK, translated from the coding sequence GTGGGAACTCCCGACGAGCTCCGCGAACTGCTGCCCCAGCTGAAGCTCGACGAGCTGCTGGGGGAGCTGCAGGCGCGGATCGACGCCGTGCGCGGCACCCGGGACCGTGTGCACAGCCTGCTCGGCGCGGTCCTCGCCGTCGGCCGGGAACTGGACCTGGAACACGCCCTGCGCTCCATCGTCGAAGCCGCCGCGACCCTGGTGGACGCCGAGTACGCGGCCCTCGGTGTCATCGGCCCCGACGGCACGACGCTGTCGGGCTTCCACACCGTCGGCGTCACCGAGGGGCAGATCGCCGAGATCGGCGCGCTGCCCGAGGGCCACGGCATCCTCGGTGAGCTGATCCGCCACCCCGAGCCCCTGCGCCTCGAAAAGCTCTCCCAGCACTCCGCCTCGTACGGCTTCCCGGCCCATCACCCGCCGATGAACAGTTTCCTGGGCGTCCCGATCCGGGTCCGCGACCAGGTCTTCGGCAACCTGTACCTGACCGAGAAGCGTGGCGGACTCGCCTTCGACGAGGAGGACGAGGCGGTCCTGTCCACGCTGGCCGTCGCCGCCGGCGTCGCCATCGACAACGCCCGGCTGTACGAGGACTCCCGGCTGCGCGAGCGCTGGCTGAGGGCGAACGCCGAGATCACGCACAGCCTGATGTCCGGCAGCGATCGCGCCGAGGCGCTGGACCTCATCGCGGAACACGCGCGGGAGAACTCCGGCTCCGCCCTCGCCGCGGTCGCGATGCCCGTGGAGGGCAGCGAGGCGCTCGGCGTGGAGATCGCGGTCGGTATGGACGGGGAGGCCCACCGGGGTCTCGTACTGCCCCTGGACCGGACGCTGATGGGGCTGGCGTTCTCCACCGCCGCCCCGGTCATCAGTGACGACGTCTTCCACGACGAGCGGATCTCCGCGGAACCCCCGCGCTTCGAGGGGCTCGGTCCCGCCGTGGCCATCCCCATCGGCACCGGCGAGGGTGACGTACGCGGAGTGGTGCTGCTGGCCCGAGAGACCGGCGGGCCGGTCTACTCCGCCAAGGAGACGGAGACGCTGCGGGGATTCGCCGCGCAGGCCGCGATCGCGATGGAGCTGGCCGAGCGCCGGCACGACGCCCAGCGGATCGCCGTGCTGCAGGACCGTGACCGGATCGCCCGCGATCTGCACGACCTGGCCATCCAGCGGCTGTTCGCCACCGGGATGACCCTGCAGAGCGCGGGCCGCTTCATCGACCACCCGGAGGCGTCCGAGCGGGTGCTGCGGGCCGTGGACGACCTGGACGAGACCATCAAGATCATCAGGTCGGCGATCTTCGGCCTGCGGACCCGTGAGAGCGGCGCCGGCGGCGGGCTGCGGGCCAGGGTCGTGCAGGTGGCCGGCGAGGCCGCGCGGGTGCTCGGCTTCGCACCCAGCGTGCGCATGGAAGGCCTGCTCGACACCGATGTGCCGCGTGAGATCGCCGACCATGTCGTGGCCGTGCTCTCGGAGGCCCTGACCAACATCGCCCGGCACGCGCATGCCCACCGGGCGGACGTGGCGGTCACCACCGACGGCCGGGAGATCCGCCTGAAGGTCTCGGACAACGGCGTCGGCATCCCGCCCGACGGCCGGCGCAGCGGGCTGCGCAACATGGCCGAGCGGGCGGAACAGCTCGGCGGGCGGCTGGAGATCGCCTGTGCCGAGAGCGGGGGCGCCGCGCTGGAGTGGCACGTTCCGCTGCCCGGGAAGTAG